One Astatotilapia calliptera chromosome 1, fAstCal1.2, whole genome shotgun sequence DNA segment encodes these proteins:
- the LOC113028031 gene encoding N-acetyllactosaminide alpha-1,3-galactosyltransferase-like — translation MTGLFSLTMSKNYGILCCLLLVILGSTPLYTRYLRNTILMIKLHPEREPSHSINLDDTLNFGARPAVQTSTSWNAPIIWEGMFDPNLFDQKHIGEKSSVALTVFAVGRYLDAYLKTFLISAEQHFMLGLPVTYYVFTDLPDKVPNITLASHRNIKVIKVGKHTRWQDISMMRMRTISEAIQSEIRHRFHYVFCFDVDQEFKGRFGSEALGDSVALLHAHFYKLPKARFTYDRNPKSKAFMETGDFYYHAAIFGGTWQNVKHLVDACYLAIMEDKINDVEALWHDESHLNKYFWVHKPSRLLSPEYCWDQSIWAKQDILVTRLVWAPKHYDTLRTG, via the exons ATGACAGGGCTGTTTTCCCTAACAATGAG TAAAAATTATGGAATCCTCTGCTGTCTGCTGTTGGTCATCCTCGGTTCTACTCCCTTATATACAAG ATATTTAAGGAACACTATCCTGATGATAAAATTGCATCCTGAACGAGAACCAAGCCACAGCATTAATTTGGATGACACACTTAACTTTGG GGCCAGGCCAGCAGTTCAGACATCAACATCTTGGAATGCTCCTATCATCTGGGAGGGAATGTTTGATCCAAATCTTTTTGATCAAAAGCACATAGGAGAAAAGTCATCAGTGGCCCTTACTGTGTTTGCTGTGGGACG GTACCTGGATGCCTACCTCAAGACTTTCCTCATCTCAGCAGAACAACATTTTATGTTGGGATTACCAGTGACGTATTATGTGTTTACAGACTTACCAGACAAAGTACCAAACATCACACTTGCTTCTCACAGAAACATAAAGGTTATCAAGGTGGGAAAGCACACCAGGTGGCAAGACATTTCTATGATGCGAATGAGGACAATATCAGAAGCTATACAGTCAGAGATCCGTCACAGATTTCATTATGTCTTCTGTTTTGATGTGGATCAGGAGTTTAAGGGGAGATTTGGGTCTGAGGCACTGGGTGATTCTGTGGCTTTGCTCCATGCCCATTTTTATAAATTACCAAAAGCCCGGTTTACCTACGACAGAAACCCCAAATCTAAAGCCTTCATGGAAACTGGAGATTTCTACTACCATGCTGCTATCTTTGGAGGAACGTGGCAAAATGTAAAGCATTTGGTAGATGCCTGTTATCTGGCTATCATGGAGgataaaataaatgatgtgGAGGCTCTGTGGCATGATGAGAGCCATCTAAACAAGTACTTTTGGGTTCATAAACCAAGCAGGCTGCTCTCTCCAGAGTACTGCTGGGACCAGAGCATTTGGGCCAAGCAGGATATACTTGTCACCCGCCTAGTATGGGCACCAAAACATTATGACACACTTCGTACTGGCTAG